A single window of Streptomyces sudanensis DNA harbors:
- a CDS encoding L,D-transpeptidase family protein, with the protein MARGTESEQVRELQARLRQIGYFHRSPTAFYGSLTAEAVAGFQEKRRLPATGSVDETTWTRLLAMTREPTRDELRPPTTNEPDTPDPRCTTGRVLCISKESRTLTWMIDGRVVSAMDVRFGSVSTPTREGVFKVDRKERTWTSTLYHSEMPYSMFFSRGQAVHYSADFAARGYDGGSHGCVNVRDKARLAQVFEQVRVGDKVVVHW; encoded by the coding sequence ATGGCCAGGGGCACCGAGAGCGAGCAGGTGCGCGAACTCCAGGCACGGCTGCGGCAGATCGGGTACTTCCACCGCAGCCCCACGGCCTTCTACGGCTCGCTGACCGCCGAGGCGGTGGCCGGGTTCCAGGAGAAGCGGCGGCTGCCGGCGACGGGCTCGGTGGACGAGACGACCTGGACGAGGCTCCTCGCGATGACGCGGGAGCCGACCCGGGACGAGCTGCGTCCGCCGACCACCAACGAGCCGGACACCCCGGACCCGCGCTGCACGACCGGGCGGGTGCTGTGCATCAGCAAGGAGAGCCGGACGCTGACCTGGATGATCGACGGCAGGGTGGTGTCCGCGATGGACGTCCGCTTCGGTTCCGTCAGCACGCCGACCCGCGAGGGCGTCTTCAAGGTGGACCGCAAGGAGCGGACGTGGACCTCCACGCTCTACCACTCCGAGATGCCGTACTCGATGTTCTTCAGCCGCGGCCAGGCGGTGCACTACTCGGCGGACTTCGCGGCCCGCGGCTACGACGGCGGCTCGCACGGCTGCGTGAACGTCCGGGACAAGGCCCGGCTCGCCCAGGTGTTCGAGCAGGTGCGGGTGGGCGACAAGGTGGTCGTCCACTGGTGA
- a CDS encoding RNA polymerase sigma factor — MLGDDAELTAAVLAAQDGNEDAFRTVYRAVHPRLLGYLRTLVGDADAEDVASEAWLQIARDLDRFGGDADRFRGWAARIARNRALDHLRMRGRRPVQGGDETELADKPADSDTAGEAMEALATGRTMDLIAQLPQDQAEAVILRVVVGLDAKSAAEVLGKRPGAIRTAAHRGLKRLAELLGAGGPDGTAPNAVPPRQGPRAGSGARTPATRRVVTHSRPRTQKDM, encoded by the coding sequence GTGCTGGGGGACGACGCGGAGCTGACCGCCGCGGTGCTCGCGGCACAGGACGGGAACGAAGACGCCTTCCGTACTGTGTACCGCGCCGTGCACCCACGGTTGCTCGGATACCTACGGACGCTGGTGGGCGACGCGGACGCCGAGGACGTGGCGTCCGAGGCGTGGCTGCAGATAGCCCGGGACCTGGACCGGTTCGGCGGGGACGCCGACCGCTTCCGCGGCTGGGCGGCCCGCATAGCGCGCAACCGGGCCCTGGACCACCTGCGCATGCGGGGCCGCCGCCCCGTCCAGGGCGGTGACGAGACCGAGCTGGCCGACAAGCCGGCCGACTCCGACACCGCCGGCGAGGCCATGGAGGCCCTCGCCACCGGCCGCACCATGGACCTGATAGCGCAGCTCCCCCAGGACCAGGCCGAGGCGGTGATCCTCCGGGTGGTCGTCGGCCTCGACGCCAAGAGCGCCGCGGAGGTGCTCGGCAAGCGGCCCGGCGCCATACGGACCGCGGCCCACCGCGGCCTGAAGCGGCTCGCGGAACTGCTCGGCGCGGGCGGCCCGGACGGCACCGCGCCGAACGCCGTACCACCGCGACAGGGACCCCGTGCGGGCTCGGGCGCACGCACCCCGGCCACGCGCCGCGTTGTGACGCATTCGCGCCCGCGGACGCAGAAGGACATGTGA